The sequence GTGCAATAATATGTATGGCGAAATGGTGAAAAACGTACTTGAATTAGGTTCTTCCCCTCCGCCTTGGTGACGAGAGGCTGTAGTTTGGGAGTTGTGAAGGTGTATACAAGGCCAGTCTCGGAGACTACTAGTAGGAGTACTTGGGTACCGGTGAGGACCGACAATTCATATGCCTATAACGCAACAATAAGAAGCAATCAGCGACTATCAACAATGTATCAATGAGAAGGACTGGGCGCTAAAGGTGGTAAAGTTCCGTGGATTGGAGCTTAGCCGGTATCAAATCCGATTTAAACTCACCTTCTTCATGATTCCAGCCTTTCGCTTTGAGAACGTGATGTGGCGACGGGACTTGTCCTGGATGAATTTGATTTCGATCTTGCGACGCTCACGTCCCGGCTTGTcctcatcgtcgtcgtcgtcctcAGCGGTACTGAGACGGGGACGCTTGGTGCCTCGATTTTCGACAGCTCCGTTGCCACCTGGAACGAGGTCTTCCTGGGTTGGAGAAGGGTTCTCATCGGCGACAGCGGTGATGTCAGTCATAATTGAAGAAAATGTGGGTGgaattaaaaataaaaggtCGAAGATGGATGTTCGTGGTTGATCCAGTGAACAGTGATACCCAAAGAGGTAT is a genomic window of Coccidioides posadasii str. Silveira chromosome 3, complete sequence containing:
- the MCM1 gene encoding transcription factor of the MADS box (EggNog:ENOG410PPRB~COG:K~BUSCO:15239at33183); its protein translation is MTDITAVADENPSPTQEDLVPGGNGAVENRGTKRPRLSTAEDDDDDEDKPGRERRKIEIKFIQDKSRRHITFSKRKAGIMKKAYELSVLTGTQVLLLVVSETGLVYTFTTPKLQPLVTKAEGKNLIQSCLNAPEPTSAENGVEAPEVPSETADDVSHASVSAQQAQIPRPGPMHPGYMTADQQQQMAYYQNLQQQQQQAQAGEY